tgtAACCAAAGagtagattttttaatttgtaggTTGTAATTCTTTATACAATTGGCACAGAATGATCcattaatgtttttaataaactGGTTGACAtcctataataaaaattataaatattttaatattttcaatgattttgtTTCATGTGacaataaattgaaattacatACTTTTTAACCATGTGGTCATAAATATATGATGGAATTACAGTAACTGTAATAACATATCCACCATTATCTATTTCTGTTGTAATTTGTTTGTCCTTCAACCCAACCACAttctgaaaaataatattgttaaattatctgttaaattattttcattaataatagatttatcagagaaaaatataaacagaaaattatataCCTTGCCATTAATTTCTAGTATCTGGTGATCAATTAATAATCCATTTCGTGCAGCTGAAGAATCTCTTACTAAtgcaattatttttccatttttaaattgaaatccCATACTGCCAGAACTATCTTTATGCATAGTTACAGTACGTTCAAATggtctaaaaataaatagattaaaaataaatttattaatataatatatatgaaaatttgaaatatataatagtaaattttAACCAACCTATCACGCACAACAACTTTAATACCATTAACATCAGCATTACGAAACAGTTTGTGCACTTGGTCCATTGTATAACCAGCTATACATTCATCATTAATACTTAAAATTTGATCACCAAAACGCAATCCTGCAAGTGCAGCTGGAGAATCTTGACTTACAAGACATACAAAGATACCATTATTTACTGAATGCACTCTTAGGCctacttttctatctttatctttgcATAATGTTagctgaaaaaaaattatagttattataagagtactaatagaaatatttttattacattaatgtaacaacaatatatatatacatgtgtgtgtgtatgtgcatatatatatttgtgataatattaaaaatattcttgtgTAATGTAAATGGTTTCAAAAGATGAATCAgacagaagaaaattttttttataaatatatttttaatgcttTTTTCAAGTTCATATATTTGATTCTGtaaaatgtgtgtatatataaaagaaacttgAAAAAAACCATTAAAAAGTTACATAAAACTTATTGttcattttattacaaataaatgaaaaatttaggTAGCCTGTTTTAAGCGCAATACTCTGTATATTACCTCTCTAATCCCATTTGTAACTTGTGCTCGTTGCAGACCCAAAGATTGTCCAGAAAGTGGTGCTATCATACCAGATGATATTCTGGATGTTTCTGCAAGTATTCCTGTCctctaaaattaaaaacaaaaattataaaagatgaaaattataaattatatagacatatatcaaagaatatatattatgactTACATTGTTTGTAGAAACAGTTTGTTCAGGTAAattgtttgaaattatttcattgctTAACTCCAAACCCATATAATTTCCTAAAGAAGGATATATAGGGCCAGATGGAGAAGAATCAAAAACAGGAGCAGAAGGTGCCATAGGTTCAATTGATGGCGGAGTAATATATTGAGACTCCTCTTGCATTTGAGCCTATAAGAATAAAGACTTTGGTAATATCTCAAAACATAATATTGACTATTAGTATATTGACATAGTATATTAACCATTAGTAAGGTCAAATTCCTAAGATTAAAGATTTTACTTACTTTCATCATATGATCCACCTTCATATCTTCCAGAGTCGGATAGAAAGACATTTTGTATGTTTCtggaattatataatttcataaaataattagaaattgcAGATTacacaaagattattaatcatattGTAAGACAATATGTTTGtcatatttacaatatttctgGAAAGAATTAAATAGCATAAGATTTGATTTAAAtcgttgataatattttttctagtcctattttcttttaacttctttttttatggaaaaaacaatacattatatttaGTCATGGGATATTCCCGTCACAAGACGTAATAtaacgattcaacgatattAAGTCAAGTATTATTAGATTAGATTTtatcaacaatttttaatatcgtaaaaatatttaacttgaaaaaattatatttacttgatTAACACTTGTAAACCAAGAATAAACGTTGATATATGTAAAACTTGTAAAGAAGGACAAACTGTCAAAAAACTACTGAGATAAAGTGCGTTATTAGTACGTCGATGCGTACACACTCAGTGAAGCATATAGTTCTTCTATTGACTCATACTCAACTGACACTGTTTCAGAATTTGCGATAACATTTGTACTATATCCAGTGTTGTCAAATCTAAACTTTATCTAATACGTCAGCAACATCAAGTATAACAGATGCATTGACGTAGATCACAATTGCATTCtctattcgatatataataaatttttagtgtataattgattttttcatACTCTCAGTTCATTACGCACGATACAGTGTTCACTGAATGTGCAATTTCTTGAAACACCCctaaaaagatttatctttatattaaaaaaacatctATTCAATTGTTCCTTCCCcgaatgatataatatttaaaaatattatagatttaaatagatttaatagaattgttaacgaaattatttatataattatggaaaaagaaaaaaagaaaaaaatggaataaacCGTGAATTCAATAATGGCGCTAACCGAATGCAGAGACATCTAGATTGGAATTCTATAAATATGGATTTTGGTACTCCATGCaatgttttgtttattatctgattattatttcttttgatttatcgACGAATAACGTAACCTTAAAGTATGGACACtgataatctatttatttatattttgacaTAAAATACAGGCATAAGAACTTTTAAGATAAATTTGTTGAAGCAGAGAatgtaatattgaaattatgaGTGGAGGTATAGTGCCTAGTAAATctactgtatatatatcaaatttaccATTTTCATTAACAAATAATGATATACATCAACTTTTACAAAGTTACGGAAAGATAGTGAAGTAAGtcttcgatataattaaattttatgtttaatatttgtcgatatattaatatataataatttaataaaacataacCTTTTAATGTTCGTACAGAGTAACtgtaatgaaagataaaattacaCGACGTAGTCGTGGGGTTGCATTTGTGTTGTTTTTAAAACCAGAAGATGCTTCTTCGTGTGCAAAAGGTCTTAATAATACACAAGTAAATTTTCAtcaattgtataatatttataattaggTAGTATGTAACTATAGTGTTTcaaatatatgttaatatattcaaatatatggtaatgattttattattagataggTGGACGAACTATAAGAAGTTCTATAGCAGTTGATAATGGACGTAGCACAGAATTTATACGTCGTAGAGATTATCCAGATAAATCCCAATGTTATGAATGTGGAGAGGAAGGACATTTATCGTATGCCTGTAGTCATAATATGTTGGGACCAAGGGACCCACCACAAAAGAAAGttagaataagaaagaagagtaaaaCATCTGTTACTCATGATACTAGCTATTTTGATAGTGACAGTGACGAAGGTTTAAGGAAgtcaaaaaaatcaaagaacaTTGATAATGACGATACCGATGATAATTGTTCAGAAATCGAAATGGAAACATTAAGTGCAGCTATCAAACAGGAGGTATAATAGTgtctaaaatattttgttaaattttttcaatatattaactttttaatattcgtatattctattttttatatgatatagcAACATCTTAGAGAACTAGAACAATATAAGCATAAGGTGGCAACAGGTCAATATGATGAGAAGCATACTGAAACAGTTGTAAGACGAAAACGATATAAAGAGAATTCATATTTCAGTGATGAAGAGGATATCAGTGAATGAAAACATAAGAGATTGTACTTGATATTATCATGTAATTATagaaatcataaattttatttatagacatttaatttaaaattaattgtactgtaaataatattaagaaaacaaaataaggaATAATGATTGCAGTGGATTTACCAAGCACATTTAGAACATTTGGTATatgatagaattatatatatactgtatttctaatcgtaataatattatatactattaataACCATTACATTAATTACAATGTAAGTAAATGAAACGTACCATTAGTGGTTATTCTTTAGAGGCTAAATGCTGGATTTAAGTACTTCGACAAATTTGCGCATTTATCCTTGCACAGACTTTATATTGGAAAGGCTAGTGAACACAATGTTACAATTTCGAATATGTTTTCGTACATTacataaatacaattatttttattctaataaacgAGACAAAAAAGTGTAGCATGATAATTAATTGGAGGATATCATTAATTGATACTTGCgaaatcatatacatatatatattgcttcaatattaaatgtaaaagtaattaaagtCGTCACTATGACTTTattaatggaaaaatattgtCTTTTATGGTATGAAATTTCGTGAGAGTGAAATAGATTTTTCCACTCGATATttgttatcctttttttactttttgtgaGTGATAAGTTAGAAGACAATGCGGCAAGACTGTCATTGGAATTTGTTTTGTAAccagaaaaatatcgaatgcATATATTTGCACGAAGTATATATGTAGGCACTCAAATCAGCTACACTGTTTTGGGAACCAACTTCATATGTTATGAATATTGTTtacatgataaatataaatagatatattttgtaaataactATTATTGATGACGGTAATAATTGACTACTggattattcgtttttttaatgcacattatattacgaaaaaaaagaatctagtTAATGAATCAAGTAAAACTTTTAGAAGATCATATCACATTGTTCAattagattataaattaaattgtgaaagcgaaatttggaaaatgttacttttttaaaatcgaatttttttctaaaaacttttttaattagagTCAGATTCGCATGGAAAATTTACTTCACGATAAATTCTTTGAACATGACAAATGTGTTTTTCAGCAGTGAACACATTTCAATATATTCGTGCGTATTCTAAACATTAGTTTCGTTATAGAGGCTGtttcaatgtttttctctcgatatgtataattatattgaacgtaatttttgaaaaagatactTGTTTTTACAATTCTGTTAATAACACTTTGTATTtaagaatgatttatatattcgttttgaaaaatatttacgcgTCCCAGCATCAAACGTGATTTCTTTAACTAGTTTCagtaatattatcgataatcctTCTTAcacaataatatttcaaatatgtaaattattattattattttcaaaagcaAATGTGTACATATTCAATGCAATAATAAGTTAATCCAGTCATAAGGATCGTTAACTACACACAACAATTGGGAAAAATTGAAGGAAGGGAAAGGGCCACGGGCGCAGTATGGAACATTTATCTTTAGTTTTGTACACTGAGACTTTAAATTGACTAGCTCTACGAATGGAAAACATTGATTTTCGGGGGTCTTGTGGCCTGCGGCTGAATACTGGAGAACCCTTCTctctaataataatctttttatctaaTTGGGAAAGCGAATCAATCAATCGTTTCaatcgttataataaaacaCTGGTAGTTAGatgtacaattatttaaaattgaataatttatgaatgTAATATTGCACGGATCCTGGTATCTATAGATTCTTATCAATTTCTAATCTAAGGATTTTCTTACTCTAGacttatacaaataaattatttgccTACCTACTAAAAGGAAATACTATTATCGGGATatacgaggaaaaaaattaaataatacgacTCTCTACGATTAACAGTATAAAAGAGTTCAACAATATCCAGCCTATAACGAGTCACGTTGACCTTCAGCTACTTATGGATGGATTACATGTGTTGGGCCTTCTTGGGcataaaaattctatacgAGCAAGAAATTTTCCATCGTATCTCACCGCTTCTACTTACATTATGCTTATTGGAATTAATTCTCTACGATTGTAAATACAACCACAGTGGATACTTCTGTTGTTTCATCGTCAGGATATTTTCAAGTTTTGACAGaagttttatttcttaatataaaataaaaatatcgatactaTTTTTCAAGCGCTATTACCGTTCTAgcatttatatgataaaaaggaaatgattAGAAATAGTACTGTACAAAtcgtttttcaattaattatccaCTGTGAAAACAATCGAAAATCGATTGCAATTAATACTCAAGATCGTCGATCCTATCTTAAGCTTATAATCTGATATTAAAGCTAATATTATAGTCTACGCACATTGAGTTCACATACCACAATAATTAAACGCAGATCAGGCGAGccaatttgaaataattttttattatatatcgttttctttcgcgCGCACGCGGTGTGATCTGTCTTAACGATGTTGAAATAAACATACGTAATGTAATTACGtgatcgatatttaatataattatagatataagaCTACAtcgtgtaattattataagaaatctAATGCGAATCGTTAGGAAAATTTTGATAGGATATAGGTACCCGTATGTTTCTTTACAAAGTTGAAATTCACGCGAATATATGCGTTCAATATGTTCACATTGCGCTGGCTTGACCTGCGTTTCAATTTTCGACATCGATCATGATcgtttaatacaaatttacgTTGAAAACATTCTCTCGCTTTATCGAACGGTTCAATATGAACTCTGAGtcaataagtataatattcgCGAGTATTAATCTTATTACGTATAgttttaacataaaaattaaaatacttgACGATTCGAAAATAGGAAAGAATACTTCGTTACaggaatatcttttaaaaattgtctCTATGAATACTGCAGTTTTATTTCGTCAAGCAAATCAATACACTATGGATATGTTACTGAGCATTATAGAAATCGATGAGTTAATTTCAAACGAGAAAATTTCAGCGCggataataatcgaaaaatgaaaagacaCTTAAAGTAATTTCAAGTATCTACACTAACGTTAAATGCATACATGGTACATATggtttctttatctatctatcggtAAGACAAATACAAAAGTCAACTTAGTCGTCGTTATGCTAtgcatctttttctttcatttttcttgtatCTAGAATTCGTATCACGAAAGAACAACGACCATTAGAAAACAGACGTTTTAAATTTGTGTCAATGGATTTCTTTTGAACGACTTTGAAAATGACACAAAAATACTATCATTAAAAATAGCGATAGATCGTTAATGATCGATATCGATCatcgcgtttttttttttttaaacgctcCAATCACGCTTTTAGATCGTACGTTTTGAACCAAGTTATTATATCCGTTAAACGTACGCCCAAAAATAATTCTACAAAGTTTACGTTTCTTCGCTAAGGAAAATCGTCTCGAATACTATCAAaacgatatcgaagaaaaagatctaAAAAAATTCGACATCGATAAGCTcgaatattttgttcttttcaatatcgatataatagcGCGTTATAAAAGACTACAGGCGTAACGtgagtaatttttttaaataaatactacGTTATGTTTGATTGTAGAAGTCTTtgaattcgatattttttcctGCTAACTAGAAAAATGTTTGAGAAATGCGTAAATTTCAAGGATAATGCCAAATGTTTCACATGTAATATATCcatagaattatattaataaattattatataattatattattaataataataaataagttaataaGTTAGTACGTTGAAGAGAACCAATCGACGAACGTTCGAAAACATTATATACACTTCAAAGATGTacaaatgatgaaaaaaataagaggagcAAGATTTGTCATGGAGAGGGGAGGGGAatgcgataaaaataattccgaAGAAAATGTCGATGGACAAAAGCAagttaaaataagagaaacaaTTATTGCAAAAATGAGTTGAAAATGCGGAGCTGTCGTCGGATCGATAATCGAATTGATCATCGGATCCCCGAGGTATTTCTAAAAAATGTGCGGTGCTAGCTGCAACTTCCAGAGGGAGACAGGTCTAGCAAAGACGGTGACCTGACCCTTTTCTTTACCACCAACTAAGAAGACATATAAAGGCGCAGGTCCGTAAGAAGGTGTTCCCGAGTCATTTCCATCATTAGCTGCGACCTTAGCCCTTTGCCTTTCGGCCCTAGAGGCACTAACGGCTCGTCTGGAGGGTGAGCCCAAAGGTAAACTTTTAGGTGGTGCTCTGGGAATCCTTCTGATCTCTTGAAGTTCAAGAAGTTCAGCGAATGTTTGCGAGGCTGACCTGCCAGGTTCATCCTCCAACACGCTATCAGGTGGACTGTTCAACATTTTAGCGTATTTCCcgtcttgttgttgttgctgttgttgttgttgttgctgctgctgctgctgttgttgttgttgatgatgatggtgatgatgatgatgatgatgatgctgatgatgatgactTCTGTTCTCGTCCAAACCTAAATAATTTGGATTGCAAAAGCCAAATTGGCCTTCACGTATCGTCGTCGAACTAACGATAGCACGTAACTGTTTGGATTTTCTATTTGAAGGCCAATCGTCTTCAGCCAAGGGATCACCCGGACTTCTTGCTTCAATACTCGCGTAATCCGACGTTGATTCCTCGCCTTCTTCTAGGTCAGCAAATCTGACCGATGCTGAAGTTGGTATTTTAGCCGTAGTTGGTGTCTTTGGAGTTTGAAGGGCTGCTTCGTAAAGATGAGAACTGTAGCTTTCGCCTCTCGTTGGTTGACAAGCGTGATGTATGGAAGAAAAATCTCTGTGGGATTAAATCAAttgattttatcattaattgtctataaaatattttcgcaGAAAACTGTACGAACCTCCTTTCTTCCTGAACTTCGATCAGTCTCGAGGTAGGTggttcctttttctcctcgcTATCGCTCAACTCGTCTGGATCAACGAAAACTAATCTAGCTGCCTCCACGGGTGTTAGTACTGGTGTTGGTAACGTTAAAGCTCGAAAATTTGGCACCGAAATAGGATCTCTGGTCATGCCACTGCCAGTATTACTGTTACTATTGCTAGCTTCGGTTGTTTTTGTCGTCGTTTCCGGCGGCTTCTGTCTTCTACGAGCTAAGGTATTGGCACTTCGAGACTTTACCATCCCCATCGAAGGTTCTACGGCTTCTACGTCCACTTGCTGAAACGGATAATACGTGTTCGCCTGCGTACAGGCTCAGTTCACTCATTTAGCCTACGTTCTTATGTTGCAACACATATTCATACACATTTACTGCTCGATGTACTTGCTCGAtacaaagtaaataattacatatacacaatatatataaatatgtatgtgtgacaagtgatttaaataacaaaagaaacataataaaaaagattaccTCTTGAGGACTTTCCTCATTATCGTCTTGTCCACTGAGTACGGAATAACTACACTTGGTTGGATGGCTCAATCTTGACAGATTGATCTGCGATAATTTTGAGATTTCTTTAAGAAAACTAGGCCTCGTAGGTGCTTCGTTCGGtgatattctattattacacAATCTCgctctttgattttttaatcttgGTTTAGGATTATCGCTACTGGTACCACGAATCAACAACTCGGATACTGCCAAGGCAACACTTTCTGCTCTGGGTTGGGGTTTGGGTCCTGGTACAGATAGTTTCTCCCAAGTTTCTGTACCTGTAATAACGATCGAAAAGTTTGCACAACATTCAGACTATAtagatactatatatatatatatatctaagttATTTCATGCTCTTTACCGAAATGAAACCTCCATAGTTCATTGGTAGCGAGACCACCGCTCTCTCCACCAAAGATCAACATACAACTTGGAAGTCTGCAAGCGGCATGACCATGAAGTGGACCCGGTCCAGGTTTGTTCTTCAGCATAAACCAGGAAGCGGTATTAACGTCCCACCGCCAGCAATCGCTTCTCTCTTGTAAATCCGTCATACCACCATAAATATACATAGCATCTCCATGTAAAACGGCTGAGTGTTTGTGTCTCGCAGCTGGGCCACTTTCGCTGGATGATAATAGATGCCACGATTCTGTTTCTACAAATTTGAAGAGATgttaatattatcttattttatatactttaattttatatacatagtttGCGAAGCATAAAAGAAACTTACCGAAGTGGAAAGCCCACAATTCAGGAGAGCTACCACGTAAATCTTGATAACCTCCATATATGAGCATTTGACCTCGATGGACCAAGGCCGTATGACCTCTTCGACCTCTAGGAACCGCGCAACCTCGTTGAGCTCTGACCTTTCTCCACGTATTTGTCTGAAAATTAACAAACGAATTGCAATCAAGATAATTGCACGATTATTTTGACACAAGAATAATGTTTCTTAATTACTTAAAAAGTGAAGTCGAAAATTAAACGTTAGAACGACAGATTtgctaaaaatataaatattcgataaaaataaagaagtttTCTGATGAGCTGTTGAAACTAATAAAAAGCATTTCTATCGAACGTCCTTGACCTATGTACAATAGAAACCTTTTGAAAGTATAGAGATCAAAATTGTTAGTATTAACAGAGCGAAACGTCTATGCTCTTTATCATCggaattttatagaaattcgtttattaaaagtcgaggatgtgtaatttttttccctaCTCTCTTTACGTAAGCCGGCAGGAAACTCTTCAAATGCCCTCGGATTATGAAGGTGGAATGAATGAAGCTCCGCTGTCTGAATTGCGTCTGGgcttatttttgtaatactgCGCGAGCTACTTTAGAAGAGAGTTGTACAATACTATACGTAATTATTGACGTTTCTTCTGTCCCTATTCGTATATAGGAAAAATCCTGCGGACTATAAAAcagtattttttcattacttatcgaacaaattgttctttttaacaaattatttttttgtattttactttaatagaagaataaatcaaaagaaattttatgaatattttttaataaaaggatTAGTATCTCGATTAcaagaaatacaaaagaatgtgaaatataaagaattgtTCACgaccctttttttctcattttgtgTATCAGccactctctttttcaaagaaatacaCGTAAGACATCATTACAGCTCCTCACGAAAAGCTTTACACTATGCACGTGAAACATAAATTATGAAAGGAAGAGTACATGGTCTTTTCAGAGTCACCATTAAATTTTTACCCgcatatttacgtatgtacatatacatatattttatatatatatatatatacacacacatacacacacacacacattcgaATTTAAGAAACATTCGTTAAAGAGCATAGGCACCGAAGAATGTCGAGAATAGTTTCCATAGAAACGACACGGAGCTTCCATGAATATGTAAGCTCGTTCGTGGTTGCGATGCGAAAGCAAGTCAgttttttgcattttattttacaaaaagaatgCGAATGAAGAAATTCGCGCAAGGTTCACAAGGTCTCTGCCACTAGAAGCTGTattgtgtacatatgtacgccattaaaagaaagaaagaaaaagatagaaaaagaaaggaagaaaaaaagaaatcgacactcaaagaaatttatgaatttttatcttaaaacgttattattcattttttttttttttattcactatCCTCTGAATAAGTAGGACATGCATTATACTCCATTTtctacagagagaaaaaaaagaagcctTCCTTTTACTTGATCTAAatttagatagatatacatatgcatcCATGTACATTAAAACCAATAGACGAGAGAAGACGTTGTAAAATTCTTCGTCGTTCATTCTCCTAGAAAATTCGGGCATGCGTGGTAAACGCGTATTCTTCAAGCGCATCAGCAATTCTATCTCTCGGCGAACGAAGGAAACCAGACTTTGGATTAAACGACCGTAGCTATACTAAATAGAGCGTAGAAATCGTTAATGTATGtacaatactttttttctaagcTATTTCCATATCGTAAACGCGTCAAAGAACAGCTTTAAACGTTAACGACGAGAAtagaaatcataaaattatttgtggcttctcttctctttttcttctttctcttcttcttttcaaggACAAGAAATTTTGATGGAATTTCAAGATCGAGTTGATCCTAACGAGATTTGAAACGTGAGAGGAAAGTACTACTCATTGAAAAAGCGGTTCTTTACTACTCAAAAGAGGGTAAAATGGCTCGATTAGAGGAGAGagagcgacagagagagagagagagagagagagagagagagagagagagagagagagagagagagagagagagagagaggaagcaatggaaaatttgaataaaGTTGACAAAGATATCGCGagccttttcattttctttgaatatttcaagagagatacgaaaaattcttttctcttatcttttgaTCCCCTTAACTAGAGGATGTATTTCGATTTCTAGGAATATCTTATAAAACGACGATTGCTTTTAGGGATTttactctatctctccttACTTTACGTTCATCCCCTCTCTTACTTCCGCTCTTTTGGAAGAAAACGGACGTAGGTAGTTCTTTTGATGTCTAGTGGCAATCACGGGTCTTTTAACCCCAGTCAGTCGGTATGGACCAGCGTAGCAAGAACG
This window of the Vespula vulgaris chromosome 1, iyVesVulg1.1, whole genome shotgun sequence genome carries:
- the LOC127063899 gene encoding zinc finger CCHC-type and RNA-binding motif-containing protein 1-like isoform X2, which encodes MSGGIVPSKSTVYISNLPFSLTNNDIHQLLQSYGKIVKVTVMKDKITRRSRGVAFVLFLKPEDASSCAKGGRTIRSSIAVDNGRSTEFIRRRDYPDKSQCYECGEEGHLSYACSHNMLGPRDPPQKKVRIRKKSKTSVTHDTSYFDSDSDEGLRKSKKSKNIDNDDTDDNCSEIEMETLSAAIKQEQHLRELEQYKHKVATGQYDEKHTETVVRRKRYKENSYFSDEEDISE
- the LOC127063888 gene encoding syntenin-1-like, whose protein sequence is MSFYPTLEDMKVDHMMKAQMQEESQYITPPSIEPMAPSAPVFDSSPSGPIYPSLGNYMGLELSNEIISNNLPEQTVSTNNRTGILAETSRISSGMIAPLSGQSLGLQRAQVTNGIRELTLCKDKDRKVGLRVHSVNNGIFVCLVSQDSPAALAGLRFGDQILSINDECIAGYTMDQVHKLFRNADVNGIKVVVRDRPFERTVTMHKDSSGSMGFQFKNGKIIALVRDSSAARNGLLIDHQILEINGKNVVGLKDKQITTEIDNGGYVITVTVIPSYIYDHMVKKMSTSLLKTLMDHSVPIV
- the LOC127063899 gene encoding zinc finger CCHC-type and RNA-binding motif-containing protein 1-like isoform X1, yielding MSGGIVPSKSTVYISNLPFSLTNNDIHQLLQSYGKIVKVTVMKDKITRRSRGVAFVLFLKPEDASSCAKGLNNTQIGGRTIRSSIAVDNGRSTEFIRRRDYPDKSQCYECGEEGHLSYACSHNMLGPRDPPQKKVRIRKKSKTSVTHDTSYFDSDSDEGLRKSKKSKNIDNDDTDDNCSEIEMETLSAAIKQEQHLRELEQYKHKVATGQYDEKHTETVVRRKRYKENSYFSDEEDISE